In the genome of Acetobacter oryzifermentans, one region contains:
- the fdxA gene encoding ferredoxin FdxA — MTYVVTENCIRCKFMDCVEVCPVDCFYAGENFLVINPDECIDCGVCEPECPAEAIFPDSDDRAAAWAEINAKYATQWPNITRKGTPPADAEEWKDKPNKTELLSPDPQKD, encoded by the coding sequence ATGACCTACGTGGTCACTGAAAACTGCATCCGCTGCAAATTCATGGACTGTGTGGAAGTCTGCCCCGTTGACTGCTTCTACGCTGGTGAAAACTTTCTGGTCATCAACCCAGATGAATGCATTGACTGCGGCGTGTGTGAGCCTGAATGCCCCGCCGAAGCCATTTTCCCTGATAGCGACGACCGTGCAGCAGCGTGGGCAGAAATCAACGCAAAATATGCTACCCAGTGGCCAAACATTACGCGCAAGGGCACGCCCCCGGCTGATGCGGAAGAATGGAAAGACAAGCCTAACAAAACAGAGCTGCTTTCCCCCGATCCGCAGAAAGACTGA
- a CDS encoding PQQ-dependent dehydrogenase, methanol/ethanol family, whose protein sequence is MTRPASAKRRSLLGILAAGTICAAALPYAAVPARADGQGNTGEAIIHADDHPENWLSYGRTYSEQRYSPLDQINRSNVGDLKLAWYYTLDTNRGQEATPLVVDGIMYATTNWSKMEALDAATGKLLWQYDPKVPGNIADKGCCDTVNRGAGYWNGKVFWGTFDGRLVAADAKTGKKVWEVNTIPADASLGKQRSYTVDGAVRVAKGLVLIGNGGAEFGARGFVSAFDAETGKLKWRFYTVPNNKNEPDHAASDNILMSKAYKTWGPKGAWVRQGGGGTVWDSLVYDPVSDLIYLAVGNGSPWNYKYRSEGIGSNLFLGSIVALKPETGEYVWHFQATPMDQWDYTSVQQIMTLDMPVNGEMRHVIVHAPKNGFFYVLDAKTGEFLSGKNYVYQNWANGLDPLTGRPIYNPDGLYTLNGKFWYGIPGPLGAHNFMGMAYSPKTHLVYIPAHQIPFGYKNQVGGFKPHADSWNVGLDMTKNGLPDTPEARTAYIKDLHGWLLAWDPVKMETVWKIDHKGPWNGGVLATGGDLLFQGLANGEFHAYDATNGSDLYKFDAQSGIIAPPMTYSVNGKQYVAVEVGWGGIYPISMGGVGRTSGWTVNHSYIAAFSLDGKAKLPALNNRGFLPVKPPAQYDQKVVDNGYFQYQTYCQTCHGDNGEGAGMLPDLRWAGAIRHQDAFYNVVGRGALTAYGMDRFDTSMTPDEIEAIRQYLIKRANDTYQREVDARKNDKNIPENPTLGINP, encoded by the coding sequence ATGACCCGCCCCGCCTCCGCCAAGAGACGTTCACTGCTAGGAATTCTCGCGGCCGGAACAATCTGTGCCGCTGCTTTGCCTTACGCGGCAGTCCCTGCCCGCGCTGACGGTCAGGGTAATACGGGGGAAGCTATCATCCATGCAGATGATCACCCCGAAAACTGGCTTTCTTATGGTCGCACTTACAGCGAACAGCGCTATAGCCCCCTAGATCAGATCAACCGCTCCAACGTGGGTGATCTTAAGCTGGCTTGGTACTACACGCTGGATACCAACCGCGGGCAGGAAGCAACCCCGCTGGTGGTAGATGGCATTATGTATGCCACAACCAACTGGTCTAAAATGGAAGCGCTGGACGCTGCCACAGGTAAGCTGCTTTGGCAGTATGACCCCAAAGTGCCCGGCAACATTGCTGATAAAGGCTGCTGTGATACGGTTAACCGTGGTGCAGGCTATTGGAACGGCAAGGTTTTCTGGGGCACGTTTGACGGCCGTCTGGTCGCTGCCGATGCAAAAACCGGTAAAAAGGTTTGGGAAGTTAACACCATCCCAGCCGATGCCTCCTTGGGCAAGCAGCGCTCCTACACAGTGGATGGCGCGGTACGCGTAGCAAAAGGCCTGGTGCTGATTGGTAACGGTGGTGCTGAATTTGGTGCCCGTGGCTTTGTTTCCGCTTTTGATGCCGAAACCGGCAAGCTGAAATGGCGCTTCTACACCGTTCCGAACAACAAGAACGAACCTGATCACGCGGCATCAGACAATATTCTGATGAGCAAAGCCTACAAAACCTGGGGCCCCAAAGGCGCTTGGGTACGTCAGGGCGGCGGCGGCACCGTATGGGATTCTCTGGTTTATGATCCGGTCAGTGACCTGATCTACCTGGCTGTTGGTAACGGCTCCCCCTGGAACTATAAATACCGTTCTGAAGGCATTGGTTCCAACCTGTTCCTGGGCAGCATTGTCGCCCTGAAGCCTGAAACGGGCGAATATGTCTGGCACTTCCAGGCAACACCAATGGATCAGTGGGATTACACCTCTGTTCAGCAGATCATGACACTGGACATGCCAGTGAATGGCGAAATGCGCCACGTGATCGTGCATGCTCCTAAAAATGGCTTCTTCTACGTTCTGGATGCCAAGACTGGTGAATTCTTGTCTGGCAAAAACTACGTTTACCAGAATTGGGCCAACGGTCTGGATCCGCTGACAGGTCGCCCGATCTACAACCCAGATGGTCTGTACACCCTGAACGGCAAGTTCTGGTACGGTATTCCTGGCCCACTGGGTGCACATAACTTTATGGGCATGGCTTACAGCCCCAAAACGCATCTGGTCTATATCCCAGCTCATCAGATTCCGTTTGGTTATAAAAACCAGGTTGGTGGCTTTAAGCCGCATGCGGATTCCTGGAACGTTGGTCTGGACATGACCAAGAATGGTCTGCCTGACACCCCAGAAGCACGTACCGCTTATATTAAGGATCTGCACGGCTGGCTGCTGGCATGGGATCCAGTCAAGATGGAAACGGTCTGGAAGATTGACCACAAAGGTCCGTGGAACGGCGGCGTTCTGGCCACCGGCGGTGATCTTTTGTTCCAGGGCTTGGCCAATGGTGAATTCCACGCCTATGACGCCACAAACGGTAGTGATCTTTACAAGTTTGACGCACAGAGCGGCATTATCGCTCCGCCTATGACCTATAGCGTCAACGGCAAGCAGTATGTTGCTGTTGAAGTGGGCTGGGGCGGCATCTACCCGATTTCCATGGGTGGCGTAGGCCGTACTTCTGGCTGGACAGTTAACCACTCCTACATTGCTGCGTTCTCTCTGGATGGCAAAGCCAAACTACCGGCTCTGAACAACCGTGGCTTCCTGCCCGTAAAACCACCTGCACAGTATGACCAGAAGGTCGTTGATAATGGTTACTTCCAGTATCAGACCTACTGCCAGACCTGTCATGGTGATAACGGTGAAGGCGCAGGTATGCTGCCTGATCTGCGTTGGGCCGGTGCTATCCGCCACCAGGATGCTTTCTACAACGTAGTTGGTCGCGGTGCGCTGACGGCTTACGGGATGGATCGCTTTGACACCAGCATGACGCCGGATGAAATTGAAGCTATCCGTCAGTATCTGATCAAACGAGCAAACGACACGTATCAGCGTGAAGTGGATGCTCGGAAGAATGACAAGAACATTCCCGAAAACCCGACACTTGGCATTAACCCCTAA
- a CDS encoding uracil-DNA glycosylase family protein encodes MIHTQTKLKWHAPSSAESSDVETQLNCLVQEIRQCTACARKLPLGPRPVLHVSPHARLLIAGQAPGTRVHETGISFNDASGDRLRGWLGMSRDVFYDSNRVAILPMALCYPGVLPKGGDRPPPPECANLWRERILALLPNLRLTLLVGSYAQNYVLGKGKVYERTEHFQDFLPQYFPLPHPSWRTGAWERKTPMFQEKIIPALRREVERALDD; translated from the coding sequence ATGATCCACACTCAAACAAAATTGAAATGGCACGCGCCAAGTTCTGCGGAAAGCAGTGATGTTGAAACACAACTGAACTGTTTGGTGCAAGAAATCCGGCAATGCACAGCCTGTGCGCGTAAGTTACCGCTAGGCCCTCGGCCTGTTTTGCATGTTTCCCCTCACGCACGGTTACTTATTGCCGGGCAAGCCCCGGGCACACGTGTGCATGAAACAGGTATTTCCTTTAACGATGCCTCGGGAGATCGGCTACGGGGATGGCTCGGAATGAGTCGAGATGTTTTTTATGATTCCAACCGTGTAGCCATTTTACCTATGGCGCTTTGTTACCCCGGCGTACTCCCTAAGGGTGGTGATCGTCCGCCACCACCGGAATGCGCCAACCTATGGCGAGAACGTATTCTGGCTTTGCTGCCCAACCTTCGGCTAACACTTCTGGTTGGGTCTTATGCCCAGAATTACGTTTTAGGAAAAGGCAAAGTATATGAACGGACAGAGCACTTTCAGGATTTTCTGCCGCAATATTTTCCTTTGCCCCACCCATCATGGCGCACCGGGGCATGGGAGCGCAAAACCCCCATGTTTCAGGAAAAGATTATTCCTGCCCTTCGGCGCGAAGTGGAGCGTGCACTTGATGATTAA
- the cyoB gene encoding cytochrome o ubiquinol oxidase subunit I, translated as MLGRLSLSAIPLDVPILVGTFIGVVIVGVAVLGLITYYGKWGYLWKEWFTSVDHKRLAVMYIILALVALFRGFADAIMMRTQLALAYAGNPGYLPPHHYDQIFSAHGTIMIFFLAMAFMTGLFNFIVPLQIGARDVAFPFLNNLSFWMTAVAFILVNVSLFIGEFSQCGWLAYPPLSENQFSPGVGVDYYIWAVQISGVGTLLTGVNFFVTIVKMRAPGMTWMKMPVFTWTAFCASILIMVAFPVLTVAVALLGLDRYFGMHFFTNDGGGNQMLYLNLIWAWGHPEVYILVIPAFGVFSEVVPAFSGKPLFGYSTMVYATCSIMVLSFLVWVHHFFTMGAGPDVNAFFGIATMIISIPTGVKLFNWLFTMYKGRIQFHACMYWAVGFMITFTIGGMTGVMLAIPGADFVLHNSLFLIAHFHNTIIGGVYFGYICGMNFWFPKVMGFKLDETWGKRAFWFWFVGFYCAFVPLYIVGFEGMTRRLNHYDNPAWHPWLLVAEVGAVLVMLGIACQLTQLYVSIRDRNLPQNRDVTGDPWNGRTLEWSTSSPPPVYNFAIVPHVHELDAFMHDKENGIDTRQAGAQYEAIHMPKNTSLGLACGIFSLIFGFAAVWYIWWLAAIGLVGVIGSVIARSADKDIDYYIPADEVARIENEHTRKLMAQAAE; from the coding sequence ATGCTAGGGAGACTATCGCTCTCGGCCATCCCGTTGGATGTGCCGATCCTGGTAGGGACGTTCATCGGCGTTGTCATTGTCGGTGTCGCGGTACTGGGACTTATTACGTATTACGGTAAGTGGGGCTACCTCTGGAAAGAGTGGTTCACTTCTGTCGATCACAAGCGTCTAGCCGTGATGTACATCATCCTGGCACTGGTCGCTCTTTTCCGTGGTTTTGCTGACGCTATCATGATGCGTACTCAGCTCGCGCTGGCGTATGCAGGTAACCCAGGCTACCTACCACCACATCACTATGATCAGATCTTCTCCGCTCACGGAACGATCATGATCTTCTTCCTGGCCATGGCGTTCATGACCGGTCTGTTCAACTTCATCGTGCCTCTGCAAATTGGTGCGCGTGACGTTGCTTTCCCGTTCCTGAACAACCTGAGCTTCTGGATGACGGCTGTTGCGTTTATCCTGGTGAACGTTTCTCTGTTCATTGGTGAATTCTCGCAGTGCGGCTGGCTGGCATATCCGCCTTTGTCCGAAAATCAGTTCAGCCCTGGCGTTGGTGTTGATTACTACATCTGGGCCGTTCAGATTTCCGGTGTTGGCACGCTGCTGACTGGTGTGAACTTCTTTGTAACCATCGTGAAGATGCGCGCTCCGGGCATGACCTGGATGAAAATGCCTGTTTTCACATGGACAGCTTTCTGCGCTTCCATCCTGATCATGGTGGCCTTCCCTGTTCTGACGGTTGCTGTTGCTCTGCTGGGTCTGGATCGTTACTTCGGGATGCACTTCTTCACCAATGATGGTGGGGGCAACCAGATGCTGTACCTGAACCTGATCTGGGCTTGGGGCCATCCGGAAGTTTACATTCTTGTTATTCCTGCCTTCGGTGTGTTTTCGGAAGTTGTTCCTGCATTTTCCGGCAAGCCGCTGTTTGGTTACAGCACCATGGTTTATGCAACCTGCTCCATCATGGTTCTGTCCTTCCTGGTATGGGTTCATCACTTCTTCACAATGGGCGCTGGTCCGGACGTGAATGCCTTCTTTGGTATCGCGACCATGATCATCTCCATTCCTACTGGTGTTAAGCTGTTTAACTGGCTGTTCACCATGTATAAGGGCCGCATCCAGTTCCATGCCTGCATGTACTGGGCTGTTGGCTTCATGATCACCTTCACCATCGGTGGTATGACTGGCGTTATGCTGGCTATCCCGGGTGCTGACTTTGTTCTGCATAACTCCCTGTTCCTGATTGCTCACTTCCATAATACCATTATTGGTGGTGTGTATTTCGGTTACATCTGTGGCATGAACTTCTGGTTCCCGAAGGTGATGGGCTTCAAGCTGGATGAAACCTGGGGCAAGCGCGCTTTCTGGTTCTGGTTTGTTGGCTTCTATTGTGCATTCGTACCGCTCTACATTGTCGGTTTCGAAGGCATGACCCGTCGTCTGAACCACTACGACAATCCGGCATGGCATCCGTGGCTGCTGGTTGCTGAAGTTGGTGCAGTGCTGGTTATGCTTGGTATCGCTTGCCAGCTTACACAGCTGTATGTTTCCATCCGTGACCGTAACCTGCCGCAGAACCGCGACGTGACCGGTGACCCATGGAATGGCCGTACGCTGGAATGGTCCACGTCTTCCCCGCCGCCGGTATACAACTTTGCTATCGTTCCTCATGTGCACGAACTCGATGCGTTCATGCATGATAAGGAAAATGGTATTGATACCCGTCAGGCTGGTGCTCAGTACGAAGCAATCCACATGCCCAAGAACACCTCTTTGGGGCTGGCTTGTGGTATCTTCTCCCTGATCTTCGGTTTTGCTGCGGTTTGGTACATCTGGTGGCTGGCTGCTATTGGTCTTGTTGGTGTTATCGGTTCGGTAATTGCCCGCAGCGCTGATAAGGATATCGACTACTATATCCCTGCCGATGAGGTTGCCCGGATTGAAAACGAGCACACCCGTAAACTGATGGCACAGGCAGCTGAATAA
- a CDS encoding Bax inhibitor-1/YccA family protein → MSFSHDYRSPATPTDWNAQAANLDAGLRAYMLRVYNWMASGLLLTGIVAYVIANTSLSHLFFQVVQVPGGLVPRPTLLGDVAMLSPLAFVLVMSFGLNRLSLQGAQALFWAFCATMGASMANIFVIYTDTSIVRVFLVTACMFAATSLWGYVTKANLLRFSSFLMMGLFGLLIAGLVNLFLKSPALYYVYSIVGVFIFTAFSAFDAQRIRVTYPQLAAYEGPEMTAKRSVYDALSLYLNFINLFQFLLQFMGVRNSND, encoded by the coding sequence ATGTCGTTTAGTCACGACTACCGATCCCCCGCTACGCCCACAGACTGGAATGCTCAGGCAGCCAATCTGGATGCTGGGCTGCGGGCCTATATGCTACGCGTTTATAACTGGATGGCATCTGGCCTGCTGCTTACTGGTATAGTGGCATATGTTATTGCCAACACAAGTTTGAGCCATCTGTTTTTTCAGGTGGTACAGGTACCGGGTGGCTTGGTGCCGCGCCCAACATTGTTGGGTGATGTGGCTATGCTTTCGCCATTGGCATTTGTGCTTGTTATGTCCTTTGGTTTGAACAGGCTTTCCCTACAGGGGGCGCAAGCGCTGTTTTGGGCGTTTTGTGCCACCATGGGCGCTAGCATGGCCAATATATTCGTTATTTATACAGATACATCTATTGTCCGGGTGTTTCTGGTAACGGCCTGCATGTTCGCTGCAACGTCTTTGTGGGGATACGTTACCAAAGCCAATCTATTGCGCTTTAGTTCTTTCCTGATGATGGGGCTGTTTGGGCTGCTGATTGCTGGCTTGGTGAACCTGTTCCTGAAGAGCCCGGCTTTGTACTATGTGTACAGCATTGTAGGTGTTTTCATCTTTACAGCGTTCAGTGCATTTGATGCGCAGCGTATTCGGGTTACTTATCCGCAGCTTGCTGCGTATGAAGGCCCGGAAATGACAGCTAAGCGCAGCGTATATGATGCGTTGAGCCTGTACCTGAACTTCATCAACCTTTTTCAGTTTCTTCTACAGTTTATGGGCGTAAGAAACTCCAACGATTAA
- the cyoD gene encoding cytochrome o ubiquinol oxidase subunit IV, producing the protein MSNPHTSSSGESHGSVSSYIIGFVLAVVLTVLSFGVVMSHSLSPAGTLAAVSALALVQVLVHLHYFLHMGGDSEQRWNNMCFVFTVAFVAILIVGSVFIMNNTALHMMSR; encoded by the coding sequence ATGAGCAATCCGCATACATCCTCCTCAGGCGAGAGCCACGGTAGCGTATCTTCTTACATTATCGGGTTTGTTCTTGCCGTCGTTCTAACGGTGCTGTCGTTTGGTGTGGTGATGAGCCATAGCCTCTCGCCAGCAGGCACTCTGGCTGCTGTTTCAGCTCTCGCTCTGGTTCAGGTTCTGGTGCATCTGCACTACTTCCTGCACATGGGCGGAGATTCCGAACAGCGCTGGAACAACATGTGCTTTGTTTTCACCGTTGCTTTTGTGGCCATCCTGATTGTTGGTTCGGTGTTCATCATGAACAACACCGCACTGCACATGATGTCCCGCTAA
- the cyoA gene encoding ubiquinol oxidase subunit II, with the protein MKNKLLARVARLGGLSSALLLAGCELDVLDPKGPVGEGVKTLIATSTVAMLIVVIPTILLTLLFAWQYRQSNTSAEYLPKWCHSNKIEVIIWGVPSLIILFLAVITYQTCHSLDPYKPLEAEANTKPLHVEVVALDWKWLFIYPEQGIATVNQLAIPVNTPIDFNITSDSVMNSFFIPRLGSMIYAMAGMQTQLHLLASEPGDYLGESANYSGRGFSDMKFHTLAVSGDEFNAWVEKVKSSSEQLDSQTYPKLAAPSEANPVEYFAHVEPGMFNTIVAKYNNGMVMDKSTGKMIQVQQSAMSDMNMKE; encoded by the coding sequence ATGAAAAACAAGTTACTGGCGAGAGTGGCGCGATTGGGCGGCCTATCGTCAGCATTGCTGCTTGCCGGGTGTGAACTTGATGTTCTCGACCCGAAAGGCCCGGTTGGTGAAGGGGTTAAAACCCTAATTGCCACCTCCACAGTCGCAATGCTGATTGTTGTGATTCCGACCATCCTGCTGACGCTTCTGTTTGCCTGGCAGTATCGCCAGTCTAACACGAGCGCCGAGTATCTGCCGAAGTGGTGCCACTCCAACAAAATTGAAGTGATTATTTGGGGCGTGCCTTCCCTGATTATCCTCTTCCTGGCAGTGATTACCTATCAGACCTGTCATTCTCTGGATCCGTATAAGCCACTTGAAGCAGAAGCAAATACCAAGCCTCTGCACGTTGAAGTGGTGGCTCTGGACTGGAAATGGCTGTTCATCTACCCAGAACAGGGTATTGCAACGGTCAATCAGCTGGCCATTCCGGTCAACACCCCGATTGACTTCAACATCACCTCTGATTCCGTGATGAACTCCTTCTTCATCCCGCGTCTTGGTTCCATGATCTACGCAATGGCAGGCATGCAGACCCAGCTTCATCTGCTGGCGAGCGAACCAGGCGACTATCTGGGTGAGTCTGCCAACTACAGTGGCCGTGGCTTTTCTGACATGAAATTCCACACGCTTGCTGTAAGCGGTGATGAATTCAATGCCTGGGTTGAAAAGGTGAAGTCTTCTTCCGAGCAGCTGGATAGCCAGACCTATCCGAAACTTGCTGCCCCAAGCGAAGCGAACCCCGTCGAGTATTTCGCGCATGTTGAACCCGGCATGTTCAACACGATCGTTGCCAAGTACAACAATGGCATGGTCATGGACAAAAGCACTGGCAAGATGATCCAGGTGCAGCAGTCTGCGATGTCCGACATGAATATGAAGGAATAG
- a CDS encoding cytochrome c, translated as MMINRLKAALGAVAVGLLAGTSLAHAQNADEDLIKKGEYVARLGDCVACHTSLNGQKYAGGLSIKTPIGTIYSTNITPDPTYGIGTYTFKEFDEAVRHGVRKDGATLYPAMPYPSFARMTQDDMKALYAYFMHGVQPIAQKNHATDISWPMSMRWPLSIWRSVFAPAPKDFTPAPGTDAETARGEYLVTGPGHCGACHTPRGFGMQEKALDASGGPDFLGGGGVIDNWIAPSLRNDPVLGLGRWSDEDLFLFLKSGRTDHSAAFGGMADVVGWSTQYFTDADLHAMVKYIKSLPPVPPARGDYSYDASTAQMLDSNNFSGNAGAKTYVEQCAICHRNDGGGVARMFPPLAGNPVVVSDNPTSVAHIVVDGGVLPPTNWAPSAVAMPDYKNILSDQQIADVVNFIRSAWGNRAPANTTAADIQKLRLDHTPLPTPGWANATEESATWGLFMPQPYGAGWTFAPQTHAGVDEAQ; from the coding sequence ATGATGATTAACAGGCTAAAAGCTGCCCTGGGGGCAGTCGCTGTCGGGCTTCTTGCGGGAACGTCCCTAGCGCATGCACAGAACGCTGATGAAGATCTGATCAAGAAGGGCGAGTACGTTGCTCGTCTGGGGGATTGTGTGGCTTGCCACACATCCCTAAATGGTCAGAAATATGCTGGTGGTCTTTCCATCAAGACCCCCATCGGCACAATTTACTCCACCAACATCACGCCAGACCCTACTTACGGGATTGGCACCTACACATTTAAAGAGTTTGATGAAGCCGTGCGCCATGGCGTGCGTAAGGATGGCGCTACGCTGTATCCAGCAATGCCCTACCCATCCTTCGCCCGCATGACGCAGGATGACATGAAGGCTCTGTATGCATATTTCATGCATGGTGTGCAGCCGATTGCTCAGAAAAATCACGCAACTGATATTTCTTGGCCGATGTCCATGCGTTGGCCGCTATCCATCTGGCGCTCTGTATTTGCACCGGCTCCGAAGGATTTCACTCCGGCACCCGGCACAGATGCTGAAACAGCACGTGGTGAATACCTTGTAACCGGCCCTGGCCACTGTGGTGCATGTCATACACCGCGCGGCTTTGGTATGCAGGAAAAAGCGCTGGATGCATCTGGTGGGCCAGACTTCCTTGGCGGCGGTGGCGTAATCGACAACTGGATTGCCCCAAGCCTGCGCAACGATCCGGTTCTGGGCCTTGGTCGCTGGTCTGATGAAGATCTGTTCCTGTTCCTGAAATCCGGTCGTACTGATCACTCCGCAGCCTTTGGTGGCATGGCAGACGTGGTTGGCTGGAGCACCCAGTACTTCACCGATGCAGATCTGCACGCCATGGTGAAATACATTAAATCCCTGCCGCCGGTTCCGCCTGCACGTGGTGATTACAGCTACGATGCCTCTACGGCTCAGATGCTGGATTCCAACAACTTCTCCGGCAATGCTGGCGCCAAAACATATGTGGAACAGTGCGCTATCTGCCATCGTAATGATGGTGGTGGTGTAGCCCGTATGTTCCCGCCACTGGCTGGTAACCCGGTTGTTGTTTCCGACAACCCGACATCTGTTGCTCATATTGTTGTTGATGGTGGCGTTCTGCCCCCCACCAACTGGGCACCTTCCGCTGTAGCCATGCCGGATTACAAAAACATCCTGTCTGACCAGCAGATTGCAGATGTTGTAAACTTCATCCGTTCTGCATGGGGTAACCGCGCACCGGCTAACACGACAGCAGCAGATATCCAGAAACTCCGTCTGGATCATACGCCGCTGCCAACACCGGGTTGGGCTAATGCAACTGAAGAATCCGCTACATGGGGCCTCTTCATGCCGCAGCCTTACGGCGCTGGCTGGACCTTCGCACCGCAGACACATGCTGGTGTGGATGAAGCACAGTAA
- the cyoC gene encoding cytochrome o ubiquinol oxidase subunit III, which produces MAQNTTVQTAGHDEHHHESPVVFGFWVYLMTDCIIFGTLFAVFAVLRNQFNGGPTGHELFEFGGLGLETALLLVSSITYGFGMIAAHKSQVSKVILWLGVTFLLGLGFVGLELREFAHMIAEGAGPDRSAFLSAFFTLVSTHGLHVTCGLIWIVTLIVQLMGTTEIPERMMNKLTCLSLFWHFLDIVWICVFTYVYLASMI; this is translated from the coding sequence ATGGCACAGAACACAACTGTTCAGACCGCAGGCCACGACGAACATCACCACGAATCTCCGGTGGTGTTCGGGTTCTGGGTCTATCTGATGACGGACTGCATCATCTTCGGCACGCTTTTTGCCGTGTTTGCAGTTCTGCGTAACCAGTTTAACGGTGGCCCAACCGGCCACGAACTGTTCGAATTTGGTGGGCTTGGGCTGGAAACAGCCCTCCTGCTGGTTTCGTCCATCACTTATGGGTTCGGCATGATTGCCGCCCATAAGAGCCAGGTTTCCAAGGTTATCCTTTGGCTTGGCGTTACCTTCCTGCTGGGCCTTGGCTTTGTGGGGCTGGAACTGCGTGAATTTGCGCACATGATCGCAGAAGGCGCCGGTCCGGATCGCAGTGCATTCCTGTCTGCGTTCTTTACGCTGGTGTCTACTCACGGTCTGCATGTCACGTGTGGTCTGATCTGGATTGTTACCCTGATCGTTCAGCTGATGGGTACGACTGAAATTCCGGAACGTATGATGAATAAGCTCACCTGCTTGAGCCTGTTCTGGCACTTTCTGGATATCGTCTGGATCTGCGTTTTCACCTATGTCTATCTGGCGAGCATGATCTGA